One genomic region from Clostridium saccharobutylicum DSM 13864 encodes:
- a CDS encoding STAS domain-containing protein, with amino-acid sequence MGKIPIIKIRNFLIVSLDGDLTDKSAIKLQSDILNKVYENTVKGVLIDISILDMVDSYLGKIIADMSAMIKLLGAETVLVGMKPNVAITLVEMGFNIDGIATSMNVETGIEMLENIIKSNAIQEVFFNELLKVRNDDM; translated from the coding sequence ATGGGAAAAATTCCAATTATAAAAATAAGAAACTTTTTGATTGTATCACTTGATGGTGATTTAACAGATAAATCAGCTATTAAGCTGCAATCTGATATACTTAATAAGGTTTATGAAAATACAGTGAAGGGCGTTTTAATAGATATATCAATTTTGGATATGGTGGATTCATATCTAGGTAAAATTATAGCTGATATGTCAGCAATGATTAAATTATTAGGAGCAGAAACAGTTCTTGTAGGCATGAAGCCCAATGTAGCTATAACACTTGTAGAGATGGGATTTAATATAGACGGAATTGCTACTTCAATGAATGTTGAAACTGGAATAGAAATGTTAGAGAATATAATAAAATCAAATGCAATTCAAGAAGTTTTTTTTAATGAATTGTTGAAAGTGAGAAATGATGATATGTAA
- a CDS encoding sensor histidine kinase, producing the protein MSKDREYLIRRNIELEEQVGDLTKELIQTNHEVLNILQAFEDLNKDMLSNDKEKNEFLTKLKISNKEQLEKIKMQENALIQADKLASLGQLIAGIAHEINNPNTYIRANIELLQKYWKLLEKKISVDEGDFCTSIVSDVPNIMTSMYKGTERIMEIISALKAFSKEEKLFYEKININQFIEEAYKLIKVELTKNKVILINKVNQDGYEINASKQKIEQVLINLFLNSIKAIKHKKEENGQIIIFASEDKDILNISIKDNGCGINKEHLDMIFNPFFTTHQEDGGTGLGLSIVHGIMKEHGGSIKVQSKINEGTEFTLIFPKGR; encoded by the coding sequence ATGAGCAAAGATAGGGAATACCTGATTAGAAGAAATATTGAATTAGAAGAACAAGTTGGAGATCTAACAAAGGAACTTATTCAAACTAATCACGAAGTACTTAATATTTTACAAGCTTTTGAGGATTTGAATAAAGATATGTTGAGTAACGATAAAGAAAAAAATGAGTTTCTGACTAAACTTAAGATTTCTAACAAAGAACAGTTAGAAAAAATTAAAATGCAGGAAAATGCTTTAATCCAGGCTGATAAGTTAGCTTCCTTAGGGCAGCTTATTGCTGGAATAGCTCATGAAATCAATAATCCAAATACGTATATAAGAGCAAATATAGAACTTTTGCAAAAATATTGGAAGCTGTTAGAAAAAAAAATAAGTGTAGATGAAGGGGATTTCTGTACATCAATTGTAAGCGATGTTCCAAACATTATGACTTCCATGTATAAAGGAACAGAGAGAATAATGGAAATAATAAGTGCACTTAAAGCTTTTTCGAAAGAAGAAAAGTTATTTTATGAAAAAATAAATATAAATCAATTTATAGAGGAAGCGTACAAATTAATTAAGGTTGAATTAACAAAAAATAAGGTAATCTTGATTAATAAAGTTAATCAAGACGGATATGAAATAAATGCATCTAAGCAGAAAATAGAACAAGTTCTAATTAACCTATTTTTAAATTCGATTAAAGCAATAAAACATAAAAAAGAAGAAAATGGTCAAATTATTATATTTGCATCAGAAGATAAGGATATTCTTAATATTTCTATAAAGGATAATGGTTGCGGAATAAATAAAGAGCATTTAGATATGATTTTTAATCCATTTTTCACTACTCACCAAGAGGATGGTGGAACTGGACTCGGATTATCTATAGTACACGGAATTATGAAGGAACACGGGGGAAGTATTAAGGTACAGAGCAAAATAAATGAAGGTACAGAGTTCACTCTTATATTTCCTAAGGGTAGGTGA
- a CDS encoding ATP-binding SpoIIE family protein phosphatase, translating into MEIFEISNDWDIGKVRRYIAEKSKETGFSSIEIGEISIVVNELCSNLIKHHSVEGKLIFKKLEMNGRVGIEIIAEDKGPGILNVDEVIKDGISTKGTMGGGLGATKRLMDSFELYSRTSTNRGKYIGYGHLGGNNRIGTIVITQKWLKNSLYIGTKEVKISVMSRPYMGCKINGDVYYIKEFNNKVIFALIDGLGHGIEANKAAIRAKELLEENNYKSLKELLYSIDNGMKNTRGAVIGVCIIDKETKRFQYGSIGNVQLRYILNNKTKKFIATNGTLGVSLNTRVNVQQSSYENGGIIAMNTDGISDKWEYDEYLDIPVHNPAVLSNMIFRDFARDNDDATVLVAVI; encoded by the coding sequence ATGGAAATATTTGAAATAAGTAACGATTGGGATATAGGAAAAGTTAGAAGATATATAGCAGAAAAGAGCAAAGAAACAGGATTTTCTAGTATAGAAATAGGAGAAATATCCATTGTAGTTAATGAACTTTGTTCAAATTTAATAAAGCATCATTCAGTTGAAGGTAAACTAATATTTAAAAAATTAGAAATGAACGGAAGAGTTGGAATTGAAATTATAGCTGAGGATAAAGGCCCTGGAATTCTTAATGTGGATGAGGTTATAAAAGATGGAATATCTACAAAGGGGACAATGGGTGGGGGACTTGGAGCAACTAAAAGATTAATGGACAGCTTTGAACTTTATTCTAGAACAAGTACTAATCGAGGAAAGTATATTGGATATGGACACTTGGGGGGGAATAATAGAATTGGAACTATTGTTATAACTCAGAAATGGCTTAAAAATAGCTTATATATAGGAACAAAAGAAGTTAAGATAAGTGTAATGAGTAGACCTTATATGGGATGTAAAATAAACGGAGATGTATATTACATTAAAGAATTTAATAATAAAGTAATTTTTGCACTTATAGATGGTTTAGGTCATGGAATAGAGGCTAACAAAGCTGCAATTAGAGCAAAAGAATTGCTAGAGGAAAATAATTATAAGTCATTAAAGGAATTGCTTTATAGTATTGATAATGGTATGAAAAATACAAGAGGTGCCGTAATTGGTGTATGTATAATTGATAAGGAGACAAAGAGATTTCAATATGGAAGTATTGGAAATGTTCAGCTAAGGTACATCTTAAATAACAAAACTAAAAAATTTATAGCTACTAATGGTACTTTGGGTGTTTCTCTTAATACGAGAGTCAATGTACAGCAAAGCTCATATGAAAATGGAGGAATTATAGCGATGAACACAGATGGCATATCAGATAAATGGGAGTATGATGAATATTTGGATATACCAGTACATAATCCTGCGGTGCTTTCTAACATGATATTTAGAGATTTTGCAAGAGATAATGATGATGCGACTGTTTTAGTGGCAGTTATTTAG
- a CDS encoding response regulator, producing MDNKCKILIVDDSPMIHALIKRALENDEFTICGSGKNGKDGVEKYKELSPDIVTMDITMPVMDGLEASKEIMSINPKAKIVMLSAMGDEEIIETANQIGINYIIKKPFNKEELLDVLKKVLED from the coding sequence ATGGATAATAAATGTAAAATTTTGATAGTAGATGATTCGCCAATGATTCATGCTTTAATAAAAAGGGCTCTAGAAAATGATGAATTTACAATTTGTGGTTCTGGTAAAAACGGCAAGGATGGAGTAGAAAAATACAAAGAATTATCACCTGATATTGTAACAATGGATATAACGATGCCAGTTATGGATGGTTTAGAAGCTTCAAAAGAGATAATGAGCATAAATCCAAAAGCAAAGATTGTTATGCTGAGCGCAATGGGAGATGAAGAAATAATTGAGACTGCTAACCAAATAGGCATAAATTATATAATAAAAAAACCTTTTAACAAAGAAGAACTTCTCGATGTATTAAAAAAAGTACTTGAAGACTAA
- a CDS encoding chemotaxis protein CheX translates to MNTSFVTAFTDNIITTFIKMADIKLTSDGEAYKDNSDITSFGITSIISFAGKGKGRLLLDIETNLAMKIAKNIMGEDYDNPRDDMLLATIGELNNTITGAAITDINNSFSVSLRLSPPIVFTGKDVVIAIPKINSISRIYTTEYGNLKMNIAFEGGSFDGC, encoded by the coding sequence ATGAATACAAGTTTCGTGACAGCATTTACTGATAATATTATTACAACATTTATAAAAATGGCAGATATAAAATTAACTTCAGATGGTGAAGCGTATAAAGATAATAGTGATATAACTTCATTTGGTATTACGTCTATTATATCTTTTGCAGGAAAAGGCAAGGGTAGATTACTATTAGATATAGAAACTAATTTAGCTATGAAAATAGCCAAAAACATAATGGGGGAAGATTATGATAATCCAAGGGATGATATGCTGCTTGCTACAATAGGAGAATTAAATAACACTATAACAGGTGCAGCTATTACAGATATTAATAATTCTTTTTCAGTAAGTTTAAGACTTTCTCCACCAATAGTATTTACAGGAAAGGATGTAGTTATCGCCATACCTAAAATAAACTCTATATCTAGAATTTATACAACTGAGTATGGAAATTTAAAAATGAATATAGCTTTTGAAGGAGGTAGTTTTGATGGATGTTAA
- a CDS encoding response regulator — MKKEYKILIIDDEEEILLSLKKNLILEGYNVETCNDSVEALEMIKNNKFHIVITDIVMPNMNGIDLLKAAKAYDALTQVIMMTGYSTMEITIQSLEFGANDYILKPFKSIEYIIEIIDYSIQKLERWRESIRGLVSK; from the coding sequence ATGAAAAAGGAATATAAAATACTGATAATCGATGATGAAGAAGAGATTTTATTATCATTAAAAAAGAATCTTATACTTGAAGGATATAATGTAGAGACATGCAATGATTCAGTAGAAGCACTGGAAATGATAAAAAACAATAAGTTTCATATTGTAATAACTGATATTGTAATGCCTAATATGAATGGTATAGATCTTTTGAAAGCAGCTAAAGCTTATGATGCATTGACACAAGTAATAATGATGACTGGATATTCAACAATGGAAATAACAATACAATCTTTAGAATTCGGAGCAAATGATTATATTCTTAAACCTTTTAAAAGTATTGAATATATTATTGAAATTATAGATTACTCTATACAGAAGTTAGAGAGATGGAGAGAGTCCATAAGGGGACTTGTATCAAAATAA
- a CDS encoding chemotaxis protein CheX: MDVKCINPFLDSVKSVLEQLGITDIKMSGLNKKEKMFVDLEITSMIGIVGDIRGNISYSMSEESAKKVISIMMMGMSIDKIDEVGRSAIGELTNMITGNASTLLYSNGYLTDITPPSTILGKDMYFIISTVETITIEIDTSIGRIEVNIGLEV; encoded by the coding sequence ATGGATGTTAAATGTATAAATCCATTTCTAGATTCTGTAAAGAGTGTTTTAGAACAGCTGGGAATTACTGATATAAAGATGTCTGGTTTAAACAAAAAAGAAAAGATGTTTGTTGACTTAGAAATAACATCTATGATAGGTATTGTTGGAGATATAAGAGGAAATATATCATATTCAATGTCAGAGGAGAGCGCTAAAAAGGTTATTTCTATAATGATGATGGGAATGAGTATTGACAAGATAGATGAAGTTGGTAGAAGTGCAATAGGGGAGCTTACTAATATGATAACAGGTAATGCATCTACACTCCTTTATAGCAATGGGTATTTAACTGATATTACACCACCATCAACTATTTTGGGAAAGGATATGTATTTCATTATTAGTACTGTAGAAACAATAACTATAGAAATTGATACTTCTATAGGAAGAATAGAAGTAAACATAGGATTAGAAGTATAA
- a CDS encoding STAS domain-containing protein, which yields MSNTNENAKIIKNRETILEKWLLELNSHKLIGSGVFQEREVEEMGRKIFNAFLTMLKLNDEINWGSNDLVEIGQIVAEFSKKMATRGQTPTVATNFIYSLKSIVFESLQDYYSDSQELLNKEIIRISDVLDKIGLRSFDYFVQEREEIIKVQQEDMMELSTPVIKIWDGILAVPLIGTLDSKRTQLIMEKLLEMIVNTSSKVAIVDITGVGTVDTLVANHLIKTATATKLIGAEIIITGISPVIAQTIVHLGVDLSGMITRAIMEDGIKLAMEMCSYKVVKAINNI from the coding sequence ATGAGCAATACTAATGAGAACGCTAAAATTATTAAAAACAGAGAAACAATTTTAGAAAAATGGTTACTTGAATTAAACTCACACAAACTTATAGGTAGTGGAGTTTTTCAAGAAAGAGAAGTAGAAGAAATGGGAAGAAAAATTTTCAATGCTTTTCTGACTATGCTTAAGTTAAATGATGAAATAAATTGGGGGAGTAATGATCTTGTAGAAATAGGCCAGATAGTTGCAGAATTTTCTAAAAAGATGGCTACAAGAGGGCAGACTCCAACTGTAGCAACTAATTTTATTTATTCTTTAAAGAGTATTGTATTTGAATCTCTTCAAGATTATTATAGTGATTCTCAAGAACTATTAAATAAGGAAATTATTAGAATATCGGATGTTTTGGATAAAATTGGTTTACGTTCTTTTGATTATTTTGTACAAGAAAGAGAAGAAATTATTAAAGTGCAACAAGAAGATATGATGGAATTATCTACACCAGTAATAAAAATATGGGATGGGATATTAGCAGTGCCACTTATAGGGACACTAGATAGTAAGAGGACCCAGTTGATAATGGAAAAATTGCTAGAAATGATAGTTAATACATCTTCAAAAGTTGCTATAGTAGATATCACAGGAGTTGGAACTGTAGATACTTTAGTTGCAAATCATCTAATAAAAACGGCGACAGCTACAAAGCTTATTGGTGCCGAGATAATAATTACAGGAATTAGTCCTGTAATAGCTCAAACTATAGTTCATTTGGGTGTTGACTTATCAGGAATGATAACAAGGGCAATTATGGAGGATGGAATAAAATTAGCAATGGAAATGTGTAGTTACAAAGTAGTTAAAGCAATAAATAATATTTAA
- a CDS encoding chemotaxis protein CheW: MPRSKVNKEVLNSIDKIKQEINKKKQKAIESHNSNEFILEKDKLSNDNLELSNNKSIDKVNINIGEGKKDINKAIKSTKKVHKAANKETKSASKRTKSVAKKCESVDEKNKNSSENADKRQGDETKYVIFVVNNEEYAIELVNVKEIIRIPKIKKVPNSVYVEGVFNLRGELVTIIDIHKRYNISKSEYKDNSRVIVMEFGGCIVGIIVDKVLQVLAVHKSYIKLICENTDDTKEGYIDGIIMIENGKRLIMIMDAQSIININGLGSILVNAYKKSNEKVSAFIKDIEENEQLIIFSINDVEYAFHISEIKEVIRIPNVVKVPNSSDFIEGIISLRNELIGVVNLAKIINIDSESISKDRSILIVNTGNLIYGVIVDKVSEVKLVSKKDLLKPWQVVGNIDVKIVKEFANMDNGKRVVTILDPYNILNLEEIQWNFKVNEITEIVSNNYNKSTLDLKKIIKSIVIFKIENEEYGISIDFVQEINTINKITSFPNRQNAVEGLINLRGDMIPLINLRTLFGLEIQSKDSYFKTLIVKINNKKVGIRIDSASEVLNLSEDIFQDYFEDLNADNNRRYVEGIIKPNDGKRIILYLNINEILDFI, encoded by the coding sequence ATGCCTAGAAGTAAGGTAAATAAAGAGGTATTAAACAGTATTGATAAGATAAAACAGGAAATTAATAAAAAGAAACAAAAGGCTATAGAATCACATAATTCCAATGAATTTATACTTGAAAAAGATAAGTTAAGTAATGATAATTTAGAGTTGTCCAATAATAAAAGTATTGATAAAGTCAATATTAATATTGGTGAAGGAAAAAAAGACATCAATAAAGCAATCAAAAGTACAAAGAAAGTACATAAAGCTGCCAATAAAGAAACTAAAAGTGCTAGTAAAAGAACTAAAAGTGTGGCAAAAAAGTGTGAAAGTGTAGATGAAAAAAATAAAAATAGTAGTGAAAATGCAGATAAAAGGCAAGGCGATGAAACCAAGTATGTAATTTTTGTGGTGAACAATGAAGAATATGCAATAGAATTAGTTAATGTAAAAGAGATAATTAGGATACCAAAAATTAAGAAAGTACCTAATTCTGTTTATGTTGAAGGAGTATTTAATTTAAGAGGGGAACTTGTTACTATAATTGATATTCATAAGAGATATAACATATCTAAAAGTGAATATAAAGATAATAGCAGAGTCATAGTTATGGAATTTGGCGGCTGTATTGTAGGCATTATTGTTGATAAAGTTTTACAGGTGTTAGCTGTTCATAAATCATATATAAAATTAATATGTGAAAATACTGATGATACGAAGGAAGGCTATATTGATGGCATTATAATGATTGAAAATGGAAAAAGATTAATTATGATTATGGATGCACAAAGTATCATAAATATAAATGGTCTTGGAAGTATTTTAGTCAATGCATATAAAAAATCAAATGAAAAAGTATCAGCTTTTATTAAGGATATTGAAGAAAATGAGCAGCTAATAATTTTTAGTATAAATGATGTTGAGTATGCATTTCATATATCCGAAATAAAGGAAGTTATTAGAATTCCAAATGTTGTAAAGGTACCAAATTCTTCGGATTTTATAGAAGGTATTATTTCATTAAGAAATGAACTCATTGGAGTAGTAAACCTTGCTAAAATTATAAATATAGATAGTGAAAGTATCAGCAAAGACCGAAGCATACTCATAGTTAATACAGGAAATTTAATATATGGAGTAATTGTTGATAAAGTTTCAGAAGTAAAATTGGTTTCAAAAAAAGATTTATTAAAGCCATGGCAAGTTGTTGGAAATATTGATGTTAAAATAGTGAAAGAATTTGCTAATATGGATAATGGTAAAAGAGTAGTTACAATATTGGATCCATATAATATTTTAAATCTTGAGGAAATACAATGGAATTTTAAGGTTAATGAAATCACTGAAATTGTTTCAAATAATTATAATAAATCTACATTAGATTTAAAAAAAATAATAAAAAGTATTGTGATTTTTAAAATAGAAAATGAAGAATATGGAATTAGTATTGATTTTGTTCAAGAAATTAATACAATTAATAAAATTACAAGCTTCCCTAATAGACAAAATGCTGTTGAAGGATTAATAAATTTAAGAGGAGATATGATTCCATTAATTAATTTACGAACATTGTTTGGTTTAGAAATTCAGAGTAAAGATTCTTATTTCAAAACTTTAATTGTAAAAATAAATAATAAGAAAGTAGGAATTCGCATTGATTCAGCATCAGAAGTTCTAAACCTTTCAGAGGATATATTTCAAGATTATTTTGAAGATTTAAATGCAGATAATAATAGAAGATATGTAGAGGGAATTATAAAGCCGAATGATGGTAAACGAATTATTCTTTATCTTAACATAAATGAAATTTTAGATTTTATATAA
- a CDS encoding response regulator produces the protein MKKVLIVDDAVYMRLSLRDILERNGFEVIGDAVNGIDAINKYKMLIPDIVTMDITMPEMDGVKALQEIKKLDPNAKVVIISAMGQESIVREAIMNGAKGFIIKPFKEEKVIQSLSKI, from the coding sequence ATGAAAAAAGTTTTGATTGTTGATGATGCAGTTTATATGAGACTTTCTTTAAGGGACATATTAGAAAGAAATGGATTTGAAGTTATAGGGGATGCGGTAAATGGAATAGATGCTATTAATAAATATAAAATGTTAATCCCAGACATTGTAACTATGGATATAACAATGCCAGAAATGGATGGAGTTAAAGCATTACAGGAAATAAAAAAGTTAGATCCAAATGCTAAGGTAGTAATAATATCTGCAATGGGTCAAGAATCTATTGTTAGAGAAGCAATAATGAATGGTGCTAAAGGATTTATAATAAAACCTTTTAAAGAAGAAAAAGTTATTCAGTCATTAAGTAAGATATAG
- a CDS encoding Hpt domain-containing protein encodes MNQNELLEVYFEETCENLDEAERCMIGLEKSFCMEELNSLFRCIHTIKGSSAAVDFNEISSLAHKLEDILNHVRDGDLEFNSDNSNLCISSIDKLLELFNFRRQYRNDDIDYDIIKNTLDIEERMDQLISSVSEDTGDIEDKQPIIITNSQKEDNYNEKFYQTYFVHILFDVEDMMQSITSFMIINSMNENGKICYSYPEVDFMISMQINEPVSHYECLFKTNLDSEQLFNKLDIPFIKKIKIIDVTNAISSREELTDYTEKVCILFALLNNFLSIGKYYNNVSFSKKAKKDINNLYENCEKILESNEFSEEIVMLIKELKSFLDIPIYMIDNNSCKELFNSTNSLYECLIYKIYNTFKNKIIFKYVELKLDKQNIERLDNISSKLNKKIFKYVLLDVSEVEILESDEIKKLIKVNNSLEEEGIELVIINGGKYKKRLYNIFEAIGDFDNIRQCNSEINAVLLIKNNKERYEEL; translated from the coding sequence ATGAATCAAAACGAGCTTTTAGAAGTTTACTTTGAAGAGACTTGTGAAAATTTAGATGAAGCAGAAAGATGTATGATAGGTTTGGAAAAGTCATTTTGTATGGAAGAGCTCAACAGTCTTTTTAGGTGTATTCATACAATTAAAGGTAGCTCAGCAGCTGTAGACTTTAATGAAATTTCAAGCTTAGCGCATAAATTAGAAGATATATTAAACCATGTGCGTGATGGGGATTTAGAGTTTAATTCAGATAATTCTAATCTTTGCATTAGTTCCATAGATAAGCTTTTGGAATTATTTAATTTTCGTAGACAGTATAGAAATGATGATATTGATTATGACATAATAAAAAATACTTTAGATATTGAAGAACGTATGGATCAGCTAATAAGTAGTGTAAGTGAAGATACAGGAGATATAGAAGATAAACAACCGATTATTATAACAAATTCTCAAAAGGAAGATAATTATAATGAAAAGTTTTATCAGACATATTTCGTTCATATACTATTTGATGTTGAAGATATGATGCAATCAATAACAAGTTTTATGATTATTAATTCAATGAATGAAAATGGGAAGATATGCTATTCATATCCAGAAGTTGATTTTATGATATCAATGCAAATTAATGAACCAGTTAGTCATTACGAATGTCTATTTAAAACAAATCTTGATAGTGAACAATTATTTAATAAATTAGATATTCCATTTATAAAAAAAATTAAGATTATTGATGTTACTAATGCAATCTCATCAAGAGAAGAATTAACAGATTATACTGAAAAGGTATGTATTTTATTTGCTTTATTAAATAATTTTCTATCTATAGGAAAATACTATAACAATGTTTCTTTTAGTAAAAAAGCAAAGAAGGATATAAATAATTTATATGAAAACTGTGAAAAAATTTTAGAATCGAATGAGTTTAGCGAAGAGATAGTAATGCTAATTAAAGAATTGAAATCATTTCTAGATATACCAATATACATGATTGATAACAACTCTTGCAAGGAGTTATTTAACAGTACAAATAGTTTATATGAATGCTTGATTTATAAAATATATAATACTTTTAAGAATAAAATAATTTTTAAATACGTTGAACTTAAACTGGACAAGCAAAATATCGAAAGATTAGATAATATATCTAGTAAGCTTAATAAAAAAATATTTAAATATGTGCTTCTTGATGTAAGTGAAGTAGAAATACTTGAAAGTGATGAGATTAAGAAATTAATTAAAGTTAATAATTCATTGGAAGAAGAAGGTATTGAACTGGTTATTATAAATGGAGGAAAATATAAAAAGAGATTATACAATATATTTGAAGCCATAGGAGACTTTGATAATATTAGGCAGTGCAATAGTGAAATAAATGCAGTTTTACTTATAAAAAATAATAAAGAAAGGTATGAGGAATTATGA
- a CDS encoding anti-sigma regulatory factor, whose protein sequence is MMICNEISIEYEKDIVVARQKAREVSKILEFGIVDQTRIITAVSELARNIFLYAQKGTVKFQEVFEDRKHGLQISFMDDGPGIEDVEFAMQGGYSKGRSMGLGMSGSKRLMDEFYVTSLLGKGTEIIIKKWL, encoded by the coding sequence ATGATGATATGTAATGAAATTTCTATTGAGTATGAAAAGGATATAGTTGTTGCAAGGCAAAAGGCAAGAGAAGTATCCAAAATTCTAGAGTTTGGAATTGTAGATCAAACAAGAATTATTACTGCTGTTAGTGAACTGGCAAGGAATATATTTCTATATGCACAAAAAGGAACGGTCAAATTTCAAGAAGTTTTTGAAGATAGAAAGCACGGATTGCAAATTTCTTTTATGGATGATGGGCCTGGAATTGAAGATGTAGAATTTGCAATGCAGGGTGGATATTCTAAAGGCCGCAGTATGGGGCTTGGAATGTCTGGAAGTAAGAGATTGATGGATGAATTTTACGTAACTTCATTATTAGGGAAGGGAACAGAGATCATAATAAAGAAATGGTTGTGA
- a CDS encoding ParA family protein yields MINEPLKYAVLNNKGGVGKSTISVHIAHGLALLGNKVLLIDMDGQNDASLFLGISDQDYKKTFYDLINKREDVELSECIINVRDNLDLLPSKHIDIINTEFYRESRIDLILKEKLQGINTMEYNYLIIDCGPQRSKVNDAVLCFVDNIIVPVQVESASVRAIGNIYEYLSDLRLNPEMIELIIPNMYDQRTSESRENMQLLKELFSESNFLAEPINRRVKITEAGKLGKTVYEYDKDSAKQFFKIVERLVSTNA; encoded by the coding sequence ATGATTAATGAACCTTTGAAATATGCAGTACTTAATAATAAAGGTGGTGTGGGAAAAAGTACAATTTCTGTACATATTGCACATGGACTTGCCCTTCTAGGGAATAAAGTATTGTTGATTGATATGGATGGACAAAATGATGCAAGTTTATTTCTTGGCATTTCTGATCAAGATTATAAAAAGACATTTTACGATTTGATTAACAAAAGAGAGGATGTTGAACTTTCAGAGTGCATAATTAATGTAAGGGATAATTTGGACTTACTCCCATCTAAGCACATAGACATTATAAATACAGAGTTTTATAGAGAATCAAGAATTGATTTAATACTAAAAGAAAAATTACAAGGCATAAATACCATGGAGTATAACTATCTTATTATTGACTGTGGACCTCAACGAAGTAAAGTTAATGATGCAGTTTTATGCTTTGTTGATAACATAATAGTTCCAGTTCAGGTAGAATCAGCATCCGTTAGAGCTATTGGAAATATATATGAGTATCTATCTGACTTAAGATTGAATCCAGAGATGATAGAGTTAATAATACCTAATATGTATGATCAAAGAACAAGTGAATCTAGGGAGAACATGCAGCTGCTTAAAGAATTATTTTCAGAAAGTAATTTTTTGGCTGAACCAATCAATAGAAGAGTAAAGATTACAGAAGCAGGGAAATTAGGGAAAACCGTATATGAATATGATAAAGATTCTGCTAAACAGTTTTTTAAAATAGTTGAGAGGCTGGTAAGCACAAATGCCTAG